The Labeo rohita strain BAU-BD-2019 chromosome 10, IGBB_LRoh.1.0, whole genome shotgun sequence genomic interval tgttgaaaacagctgagtagaatttctttgatgaatagaaggttcaaaagaacataaCTTATCTGACATAGAATTCTTTTGAaacgttataaatgtctttctttatcatcacttttgatcaattttaagcatccttgctaaataaaagtaatcatttctataatttcttaccaagattttgaatggtatagtgtataatgttacaaaagctttttatttcatataaatgctaatctttggatcttactatcaatcaaagaatcctgaaaaaatgtactcaactgttttaaatattgatgatgatgatgataattataataaatgtttcttgaacagcttcatgtgacactgaagactaattatgtagtaaaaatagtaaacatatttcacaatattactgcttttgctgtatttttgatcaaataaatacaggcttggtgagaaaaagaaaattctttaatacacattaaaaatctaactgttcaaaaacttttgactcataTTGTATGTTAATGTGTTGCAGGTTAACCCGAAACCCAGCGGAGACCCGTCTGCAATGCAGATGAAAAGTTATGCATGTCAAAGACGGACGCCTTTAAAACACCACAATTCTTTTCTAACAGTGAGTTATTTATTGTCTCAAAGGCTTTCTAATAACGTTTGTTGTCGTTAAGCTAAAGATAAACAGTTTGACACTCTGTCCTGTAGGAGGCTCTTGAAATCTTGTCTCAAAATGCTgaatataatgataatgaagGACGGAGCGTGGCGTTCAGACGGGCAGCTTCTGTCTTGAAGGCGCTTCCCTGTCGCGTGAAGAGCATGGAAGATCTGAGGTGTTTGCCCTGCCTGGGTGACCATTCACAGAGGGTTATAAAGGTGATGATCAAGCTCTGTTAGCTTGTCAAAAATCcttattatttagatatttctgttaaaaaaggttatttcacCATGTTAGGAGATTTTAGAAGATGGATCATCAAGAGAAGTAGAATCAACAAGACAATCAGAGCAATTTCAGGCCATGAAGGTAATGATGGGTAGTACTCatagtatatactgtatatactgcAGAAATAACTCTGCAGGCAGTGTAAATAATATGCCTGATTTGTCAGCTTTAGTTCGTGAATTATTATGAAGTTATATCTTCCTTTTCTGCAGGCATTAACTGGTATTTTCGGAGTGGGTGTGCGGACGGCAGATCGCTGGTTTAGAGAGGGTTTGCGATCTCCAGATGATTTGATTCGCACAGGACAGCAGTTGAACCGTGCACAGCAAGCAGGTACTGCATTTCACTGTTGACATTTATTATTTggttatttgtaattatattcatattttaccaaaaaaattcACTGATTCGTCAttggaaaaaaaagtgaaaaacgtgtgtgtgtacttttttcaggattctttaatgaataaaaattttagaagaacagcatttattcaaaatataaatattttctaacaatataagtctttattattatgttttatcaatttaacacatccttgctgaataaaagtgttaatttcttgcaaagaaagaaaaaaaaattactgaccccaaactttgaatggtagtgtatattgttacaaaagatttctattttaaataaatgctgttccttttaattttttattcatcaaagaatcctgaaaaaagtatcacaggttcaaaaaaacaaaacaaaacaaacaaataaaccaaaaaatgtatatatgtgtgtgtgtgtgtgtgtgtgtgtgtgtgggtgtatatatatatatatatatatatatatatatatatatatattaagcagcaaaactgtttgtaacattgataataaaacagcatattagaataatttctgaaagatcatgtgacactgaagactggactattgatgctgaaaattcagctttgcatcacaggaataaattctgttataaagtatattcatatagaaaaccactattttaaattgcaataatattttaaaatattaaggttttttttccatgtatttttaatgaaataaacagcTTTGATGATCAGaaaaggcttctttaaaaaattaaaaatactgatCCCAACATTTTGAGCAGCTGTGTAtgtgtacatatttatttaattatatttattaagtattttatattttcaaaaaaatattacatgcatttttcagaaaatatttacataatgatacactaatttgtatatatatatatattaatgtgtgtgtgtgtgtgtgtgacctctGACGTCATGAATTTCAGGAGTCCAGTATTACAATGACCTCCAGAAACCCGTTACTAAGGTGGAGGCTGATGTCATCAGTGATATTGTAGAGAAAGCTGTGCACTCTGTGCTGCCCGGAGCAGAAATCCAACTCATGGGAGGCTTCAGGAGGTCTGTGTGCTAATGATGTGCAAATCTTTCCTTAATACTGTATCTTCAAAGTAGTTTTTGAGCATTCATGTACATTTTAGGTTAAGTCAAATTAATTGTATAGCACCTTTTACAATATGCATTGTTTCAATGTATTCAAAACGATATCTTAAAATCTTTATGCCTTATAGTTGCACTTAGCAGATTAGAGCTGGACAATGAtatagtttactttttttttttttaacaagcagTTGAGATTTGCTATATATTTTAGGGGGAAGGAAGTCGGTCATGATGTGGACTTTCTCATTACACATCCAGAGGAAGGAAAAGAGGAAGGACTGATGCCTAAAATCACAAACTGGCTAGAGGAGCAGGTACTCGTGAAGTTCTGTGAATACTTGCATGATCAAATCAACCCTGTATGGATGTTTGatgacattttaaacttttaaagtgAGTTTCTGATGTTGAATTAACCCATTTAATCCAACTGGTCACAATAGTGATTGTAAAATGGTTTTCATTTGTAAAGCTGGTGTTATAGTGCACTTCCtgcaaatattgaaaaaaataaaggaaagaaaaaatatgtGCAGTTTCACATGGTTAAAGCAAATTCTCACATGTCCAAAGCAGTTTAGTTCCCACAATTGTGACCGACCATAACACACAATTTTTTACAcacttttccaaaaaataatttcaaaggGTTACCTATGACGCATCATATGGATATTTTCATGTCTAGGAAAAATTTGGGATTAAatggttaatgtttatttttcatcagGGTTTACTTCTGTATCAGAAGACGACCAGAAACTCTTATCTGGAGAAAATGGATGGTCCAGCTCGGCCACCTAATAACATGGATCGCTTTGAGAGATGCTTTTCTATATTTAAGCTTCAGACGTCTGCTGTGAGATACAAATCGAATTTCACTGCTCCTGCTGAGGATGTTAGTACAGGACGTGAAAATGAAAAGCCTAGTGAGCGTGATTCAGAAGAGTCGGGCTGGAGAGCCGTGCGGGTCGATCTAGTGGTCAGTCC includes:
- the polm gene encoding DNA-directed DNA/RNA polymerase mu; this translates as MIPLKRRKVSLPVNQQNDTCKFPHVSIFILERKMGTSRRAFLTKLGRSKGFLIKETYSSSITHVVSENNSGDEVQTWLESQTGWDASSSVHSLDIRWFTESMEAGRPVIVQERHILKVNPKPSGDPSAMQMKSYACQRRTPLKHHNSFLTEALEILSQNAEYNDNEGRSVAFRRAASVLKALPCRVKSMEDLRCLPCLGDHSQRVIKEILEDGSSREVESTRQSEQFQAMKALTGIFGVGVRTADRWFREGLRSPDDLIRTGQQLNRAQQAGVQYYNDLQKPVTKVEADVISDIVEKAVHSVLPGAEIQLMGGFRRGKEVGHDVDFLITHPEEGKEEGLMPKITNWLEEQGLLLYQKTTRNSYLEKMDGPARPPNNMDRFERCFSIFKLQTSAVRYKSNFTAPAEDVSTGRENEKPSERDSEESGWRAVRVDLVVSPYSQFAFATLGWTGSKLFERELRRWAGQEKNMSLSSHALYDSKQNLYLRAKTEEEIFAYLGLEFIPPSERNA